The Odocoileus virginianus isolate 20LAN1187 ecotype Illinois unplaced genomic scaffold, Ovbor_1.2 Unplaced_Contig_5, whole genome shotgun sequence genome includes the window AGGAAATGTTCATGTTTCAGGTCAGTTGGAGCTCATCTGGAAGAAGAGCGGGTATCTAGCTGTCCCTTGGTCGGGGGCAGTGGGTCACTGAAGGGATCCTGTTCTCCGAAAGAATACAACCTTGTGACCTTGACCTGCAACTTCTCATTGCCTCCCACTTGCTCTTTGCTGTCTGCCGCTTGTTGCCTAGCTGAGATCCATGTCACCCTATGGGAATGGAAACCTCTCAGTGATGCCTCTGCAGGAGTTCGTGCTGGATGGGTTTGCGGGTGGCCCACAGACTCAGGCCCTGCTGTTTGCTCTCTTCCTGGCACTGTACGTGGTGGCCGTCCTGGGGAACCTCACCATGATCGTGCTCATCACCCTGGATGCCCGTCTGCACTCCccaatgtacttcttcctcaagAACCTCTCCTTCCTGGACCTGTGCTACTCATCTGTCATCTACCCCAAGGCCCTGTTTGACTTAATGTCGTCAACCAAGGTCATCACCTTTGCAGGATGTGTCACCcagttcttcttcttctccaCCATGATCACCACTGAGGGATTCCTCTTGgcagtgatggcctatgaccgcttcaTGGCCATCTGCAGTCCCCTGCGCTACCCCATCTCCATGCGCCCCTCGGTCTGTGCCTGCCTGGTGCTGGGCTGCTACTGTGGAGGCTCCTTCAACTCCATCCTACAAGCCAGCTTCACATTCAGCCTCCCATTCTGCAGCTCCAACCACATCAACCACTTCCACTGTGATGTTCTCCCTCTGCTCAAGCTTGCCTGTGCTGACACTACCATCAATGAGCTGGCCTTGTTTGGCCTGTGTGGGCTCATCATTGTGGGCACCATACTTGTGATCCTCATCTCCTACGGCTACATCACAGGGACCATCCTGAGGATGCGCTCAGGAGGAGGGAGACACAAGCTCTTCTCCACCTGCGGCTCCCACATGACAGCCTTGTCCCTCTTTTATGGAACGCTTTTTGTCATATATGCCCAGCCGGGAGCTGTGGAGTCCATGGAGCAGGGCAAGGTGGTCTCTGTCTTCTATACCCTGGTCATCCCGATGCTCAACCCCCTCATCTACAGTCTGAGAAACAAGGATGTGCAGGATGCCCTGTGGAGACTGGGGCAGAAACACACAGCCATGTGAAGGAGGGTGACTGGAGAGACTGGTTTTCCTGAGGGCAGGATAACAGGGCTTTGGAGGAGGCACTAGGTTTAGTTTGAGGGATTAATTCctcattcatttaatttattctttcatcctatattttatttaatccttcttGGAAGCatatcctgggggaaaaaaactgcaaGTGTGAGATGCAAAATGAATAAGGCATTTACttgcaaacagaaaattaatatccTTAAAGGGTAAGACTCCAATCTCAAAGTCTGGGTAACACAGTGGGCAGAGTGGTGAGCAGAGAGTCTCTGAAACAGCATATGTGTCCAAATTCAACATCCTTCACTGAAGACATGAAACTACACAAACTCTGATGCCTCctccttcacttcacttcactgaatCCATGTAAATATGTGCTCTGCATTCTCCCCTCGACCGCCTAGAAGGGGGGCATTGGTAGGCTCAGCCTTGCCCCTTCCTTGGTGATAACATGGGGGTCAATTACAGGGAGTTAGGAAGACCATGCTTCCCCTCAATCCTGCAGCGGGACTGTTCCTCCACCTCCCCCTTCTGTTCACTGATGCTACCACCCAACAAGACAGCACGGAGCACCTGTGCTCCTGCTTTGGACGTTCCTAGTTCTCCCTGTCCTGGGTTTCTTCCCTTGGGAGCCCCAGGGATGCCCGACACCCATAGCTCCACTGATCCCTCACCACATCGCCTGGCAGGTGACAGTGTCCCTGCAGGTTAAGACCACAGAAAACGGTGCTTTGTTAGCACAGGTATCTCCGAATAAGGAGGAAGGTCCTGGTATCTATTGCAGAGGCGGGAGTTAGAGAGGAAGGCGCACTTTCTTGGCAGAGAGCACAGctccctgctctctgccccaCACTCCCCAGGGCAGCCTGGACCCTCACTCCTGACTTGCCTGTTCAGAGCTCCATCTTCATTGCTCCCTGGACTCAGCACACAGCCTGGACTCAGAGCCCAATGGCCTCCTTGTCATATCTCCCTAGAGTCACCCACTCCCATGTCACTACCAGAAGACGGTCCCCTGGACACTGTATGGTCTGTACCTTATATGGTCAGTGGGGATGTGCCCTGCCTCTCTGATCACAGCTCTCCATCCCCCTGCTCTCCTGCTCAGGAGAACTGTGGGCGAGGGGCTAGAACACCCAAGTCATCAGACTGTTGATCACCATTACTGAATGGATAGATAATCCAAGGTCTCTTCTGGATTCTTGATCCCATTGTCTCACCTTTGGGCTCCAAAACTAACTCTAAGTCTTCCATAGATTGCTGTATTCCTCTCACATAATGCCTGCACTCTGAGGAGGAGTGCCTGCAATTTTCCATTCCCAAATGACACGCCTCCTTGTCATCTCATGCTACTGTATGATTCTATCTCCTgctctctctttcttcatttcttttattctcctcatcctcctcctcttttcctcatcttttcttccttccttctttctctctctctttcatctattttatttttgtcattctatGGAATATCTTCATTTAaatttgtaaatgaaagaaaaagcacaATATGTTGTATGTGACTCTACATTTCTTATCATTATGTCAATTTAATGGTATGAACAGAAAGAAATCTGTGGATCTTAGAAGATCATTAATTCTAAAGTTGACTAAATCAGGAAAGTTTGTCTGATTGTAGATTGAGTAGAAATTCTCAAGCAGTCTTAgagagaatgatttttaaaaccctaCAGGTTGGCTTTACCCCTGGTTGATCTTTACAGTGAAGATCACTGTACAGTGTTAGAAGTGgtttatttggctttttattctgttaatgcTTTACAAGCTGCTGGtggtacacagtaggttcttAGTTCACACCTAACCTACTGCCTGATTACAACTTGAGTTCAGTGTTAACTAGTCATTGAACCCCAAAATATGCATGATGCATCTCTACTTTTTTTATTGTCCATAAGTGGACAATAAACCCATTACATTTCAAGACCATACTGTAGTTTTGACATTGATTCTATACTAACTTTTACAAGTTTCTACCTTtttataatgcaaagaaatagcatTTTTTGTTGTAACTAATTTTGAGAGTGCAGTTCAGTAGTGTTTAGCATAGTCACCTTGTTGTATATCAGATCTCTGAACTTTTTGTATACCAGATCTCCAATCTTGCAATCCTGAAACTCCATGCCCCTAAACAATAGCTCCCTGTTTCCCCATTACCGCCACTactggcagccaccattctactctctgtctctatgaatgtGACTTCTTCAGATGCCTGAGATAAGTAAAACccacagcatttgtctttttgggTTTGGTTGTTTCATTTAGCATAGTGTCCTCAAGATTTAGCCATTTTGCAGCATCTGACTggattttcatcctttttaacgctgaatagtattccatcacATGTGTATATTTTGTTTACCTCATCATTCACCAAGGAACACTTGGGTTGCCTCCACCTTTAGACTAAGCAGAAGAGTGTAGCCATGTAAATGGGCATGCAAATATCTGTTAGAGAAActacctcttttctttcttgtctttttttgttttagtatatATTCAGATGTTTGTTTGCATTATAtagtaattcttttttaattttgggaaGAACCCTATATTACTCTTCATGGTAGATGTACCATTTTtcttcccatcaacagtgcaaaaTCATTGCAATTTCTCCACAAAATAGCCAACACATGTCCTTTTCTCTTTCAGGTCAGCCATTTAATGATTGTAAAGTATTAtctctttattgtttttatttctctagtgATTGGTGATTTGAGCATTTTCTTATATGTTTGTTGGCAATTTGTAGGTTATCTTTAGAGGAATGCCTTCAAgcaatatgtacattttaaataaggTTATTGGCTTCATTGTAGTAATTTTTATGTATTCCAAATATTATCCTCTTATTGgacatttgcaaacattttccccATCCCACAGGTTGCCTTCCCACACTGTTGttcatatttaagtctttaatgaaCACATTTTTAAGTCTGATATCATCCCACATgtctattttcacttttatttcatatGCTATTGATGTCACGTCCAAGAAACCATGCCCAGACCTAAGATTATTAAgcttttctcttatgtttttttCCATGGATTTAAGAGACTTGCATCACCCATTTAGGTTTTTACTCCATTTTAAGGTAGTTTTTGTTCATGATGCAAGGTAAAGGACCAACTTCATACTCATGTACATACATAGCTAGTTTTCTGATgccatttgttgaagaggctgtGTTTTCTCCATGGGACATTTGTTGAAGGTCATTTGACTAAAATCATGAGGatcatttctgagctctctatccTGCCCCATTGTTCAACCAGTCTGTCTTTGTgctaataccatactgttttgattactgtagcttttaatgttaagaaataaagaagtctgagacccccaaatttctttttaagttggTTTTGGCTATATAGCCTCCCTGAGACTCcatatgaatttaaaatgtaatttcattttctagaaaaaaTAGCATTGTGATTTTGATAAGGGTTGCACTGAATTTCAGCACACATTGGGTATTACTGTCATCTTCCAACTCATGCACTTAGGATATCTTTCATTTATGTTGACTAGCTTTAATATCTTTCAGCtatgatttctagttttatatcCCTAAGTCTTTTGTACCCTTGGCTAAGTTTAGTccttagtattttattctttttaatatttttgtaaatggattggttttattaattcctttttatgtaGTTCATTAATAGTGCATATTGATACTTCTGACTTtaatgtattgattttatatattgaCACTTTGctaaattttgtatttctaacaGATTTTTCATGGATATTTAGGGTTTTGTATacataatatcatgtcatctgtaaatagagatattttaaaattctttatcaacttggatctcttttatctttttcatgcCTACCTGCTCTAGTCAGGACCTCCAGTACTATGTAAAACAGCGGTTTTACTATGTTTTACTATATAAAACAGTGGCAAGAGGCATTCTTattttgttcctaatcttagaagaaaagcttttactagtgagtatgatgttagctgtgggagTTCATATGTGGATTTCATTAAGttgaactttttctttcattttctatttgttttttaatatacaatgAAAGggagttgaatttttaaaacatccacCTGCATTAACTGAGCTGATCTTGGGATTTTCCCTCATCATCCTCTTAATGT containing:
- the LOC110123929 gene encoding olfactory receptor 9S13-like, which encodes MSPYGNGNLSVMPLQEFVLDGFAGGPQTQALLFALFLALYVVAVLGNLTMIVLITLDARLHSPMYFFLKNLSFLDLCYSSVIYPKALFDLMSSTKVITFAGCVTQFFFFSTMITTEGFLLAVMAYDRFMAICSPLRYPISMRPSVCACLVLGCYCGGSFNSILQASFTFSLPFCSSNHINHFHCDVLPLLKLACADTTINELALFGLCGLIIVGTILVILISYGYITGTILRMRSGGGRHKLFSTCGSHMTALSLFYGTLFVIYAQPGAVESMEQGKVVSVFYTLVIPMLNPLIYSLRNKDVQDALWRLGQKHTAM